The following proteins come from a genomic window of Metarhizium brunneum chromosome 2, complete sequence:
- the coq9 gene encoding Ubiquinone biosynthesis protein coq9: protein MRATPMRPTLLPIARLVTRYTCFTRASFHSHEHPPSAKSFGDVENAILSAAYQHVPEHGFSHSALSLGARDAGYLDISPSALSDGVFSLIQFHLVRQRLALTEKSRALFDASNTNISGNGIGFKIATLAWARLMANKGIIHRWQEALAVMAQPSYVPASLKELAMLSDEMWYLAGDKAVDSSWYTKRASLSMVYSTSELFMTNDKSPGFVDTRKFLDRRLEEVTTVGGFVGTLGAWGSFTMNAGVNVLRSKGMRV from the exons ATGCGGGCAACACCGATGCGACCGACCTTGCTCCCGATTGCACGACTAGTGACTCGATACACCTGCTTTACCCGAGCGAGCTTCCACTCACACGAGCATCCTCCATCAGCGAAGTCGTTCGGTGACGTGGAAAATGCTATCCTTTCCGCGGCCTATCAGCATGTGCCGGAACACGGCTTCTCTCACAGCGCCCTGAGCCTCGGAGCGCGCGATGCTGGTTATCTCGACATCAGCCCCAGCGCCTTGTCGGACGGCGTGTTCAGCCTAATACAATTCCACCTTGTCCGTCAGCGACTCGCTCTTACAGAAAAAAGCAGAGCGTTGTTTGATGCAAGTAACACGAACATTTCCGGCAACGGGATTGGATTCAAGATAGCTACATTAGCGTGGGCCAGACTTATGGCAAACAAGGGCATTATTCACAGGTGGCAAGAG GCACTCGCCGTAATGGCCCAGCCGAGCTACGTCCCAGCCTCTCTGAAGGAACTCGCCATGCTCTCGGACGAGATGTGGTATCTAGCTGGCGACAAAGCAGTAGACTCCTCCTGGTACACCAAAAGAGCATCACTTTCGATGGTATATAGCACGAGCGAGCTATTCATGACAAACGACAAGTCGCCGGGCTTTGTTGATACACGCAAATTTTTGGATAGAAGGCTAGAAGAAGTGACGACAGTGGGAGGATTTGTTGGAACTCTTGGGGCTTGGGGTAGCTTCACCATGAATGCAGGTGTCAACGTCTTGAGAAGCAAGGGCATGAGGGTATGA